The genomic region AGTCCTGTCTGTTTTAGTGCACAAGAgtggggggggcagggtgggataggagggacagagagaaggagagagggaaggagcacGGGCAGGGAAAGAATGGCGACAGATCGGGCTACGTGCCCTCCCCCGGTGCTGTTGCTGCTGGGCGCAGTGGCTGTGCTGCTCTCCCATTACATCCTTGATGTGGCTTCCCAGATCCCCGACCCGGAGGTAGGAGAACGCGTGGCTTTACTTGCAGCTCTACATGGTGAATACCCTCACAGCCAACAGGCTCAGCCTAGTGTGTGAACGTGGTGACAATTATGCTAGCGACATGCAagatggaggggtgggtggggataGCGAGGTGAAGTGCTGATAGCCCATTAAAGACGGCAAATGGCTTACGTGTAACAATGAACTGGCTGAAAAGAATAAGCGCGTGTGTTGTGGACACAGAGCAGCATTGTGTACCTCAGCCTCTTACCCAATATCGAGGCATTTGTGATTATTTGCATTCTTCAATAATGCTTCATAATGTGCATAAACAAAATGCTCATGAACGGTTTTGTGTCGTAACAATATATCATCTATGGTAACTGTATTTCTATGGTCTTACCATAGTAAGTCATAGTATGAGTTGAGTATGGGTGTGAGTATGAGAGAATGTAAGTATGGATTCTGAAAAATAATACTGTTCTTGATAAAAATCCATATTATTAGTAATGGGGCGTTTAAAAATGTTCATCATTCATAGCACTTTAAATTAATTGTATCACCACTGATGAAAatgcaaagaaaaagaaagaaaaacaagcctACTTTTTATGCTTGCGTAACAACCAAAAAATTGCAAAACTCCATAACAACTTTCCCAACATTATTACCTGGGGCCTGAACCACCAATGTACCCACTGAATCATATTCCAATAACTTCCTGTTTATAATGGAGAAACGCCCCCTCTCCAAAGGGCTGCACATAGAGCTCTGAGCAAGCTGGCAGCAAGTACGTTTCACAACAGGTGTCAAGGCCTTAGCGGGGACCTCTAGATGTAAATGtgctcatttcacacacacacctgtgctgacAGGATTGTAGGGTTCTTCTTAACACAGGTGTGACCCATCAACTCAGCGTGGTTCTCTGTGTGAACCATGGTTTCTCCACAACAGCAGAGCATTTTAAACCACCAACAGATGGGTGACTCAGTTAGCATCTTACCCAAGAGTGGATCTATTTTTTCCACAAAGAAGCAAGCAGAGGGGAAAGTTACTCACACGATAAGGGAATAAAATGATGCAAGAAATGGGTTCAATTACTTCTCATCTAATTTCAGATTCACTTAAAGTTTTAAGAATTTAACTTATAGATTTTACAGATCACTTTTATCCAGTGGATTTATTCCACATTAGTTTTACTTCCTGGCTGATGACTGGTTCATATTAGCACATCCATGAACCAGAAATCTGGAAGGAAGGAACCTATGTTGGACTTAAATCAGCTCCATCAGTTTTTTCAGGAcagtttcaaaacattttcaagCTAAACCTGGAGTAGCCAACTTAAAAATGCCGTAACCATGACAACCAGCCATGGAAACTGACACATATGTGGCCACATGTTCAACAAAAAGTGTGTTATATATCTTCACCTTTCTAAAATAATTGCCTAAGGCCgtgttcacacttgacttctttttttagaaaaaagcgCTGCTTTCAGCGCCTTTTGAACTCTTCAGCACGAGACTTCTGTAACCTTAACAACAGGAATAATACATTgtagcgatacattattatccgttggttatcGACTACTCATTGTTAGCTGTACCTTTTGTGACTAATGTCATATAACTCTGTGTAggagggacgtgcacaggaattttgaagggcctttgctctgccctggaaaaaaagggcaacacgttcatttttgtaaccGCTGTCaccatgccccctccccctgcacgcATATTccgtgattttttttatctaggcctacatgaaattctgcagccATTATACTGtttcaaaaaatatatatgtccttcggaggggcaacttgagtcgaggagggcagaTGGGCAGCTGCCCGGGCAACcctagccccctcctgtgcacgtccctgccgTGTAGTGTGAAAACGGCAATCACAAGTTGTTCTACTGGTAcgcacttgaaactgtgaaattgtcagggtcgatcactaaccgccgccaccacgccccctccccgcccccgcgcacatattccgcgattttttttatctaggcctacatgaaattctgcagccgttatactatttcaaaaaaataaatatgtccTTCGGTGGGGCAActtgagtcgaggagggcagaCGGGCAGTTGCCCTGCCGTGTAGTGTGAAAACGACAATCACAAGTTGTTCTACTGGTACCTTCTCCATCTTGGTCTATTTTGGGGGCACCGGTAACTAAGGTAGTAGGTTACTAGGGAAGGTACTCGCGTACCTACTCTCCTCGTCCTGATTGGTAAGCTGTCAGATAGGCGCTTGACGTCACCCagcgcttttctgaaaagttgagaaaattgaACTCAAAAAGGCGTCGGGCGCTGCGCTTTTTAAAGCGTTTTTAAAAAGCGTCCgcctttttccttttcccatagagttgcatttaaaaaaaggcgCTGGCAGTTGAAAAAAATAAGTCAAGTGTGAACACGGCCTAAGTCATTTTTTCAGGtttttcagaaaacacaaaaaacttaACCAAAAATTGAATATATGATATTTATTGATAATTTCACTCAAAAAGGTTAGGACAAAAGATGACTTTCGACATACTAATAACAATGTATGTCAATTATGTAACATAAGAGGAATAAATGACTTAGGCCCATTTTTTAACATGCCTTTGTGACTTAAGCTATTTTAAACCTTCAAGTCATATTGTCTTTTGACTTAGGCAAAATAAAACATGTATACTTTAGTTATTTTCCTACACCATACTCACAGTATACAAAATACTGCATCAAGTATGTTGATACATTTTTGACAAAAAACTGCTTCGAAATTTTGCTTTTAGTTGTGATGGGATTTGTTTATTGTCTTTAAATGTGCTCTGTATAATGACAATTAAGTGTATTGATTAAAAGTTTCCCAGGTACTTGAGGACCTCACTTTTagatccctcctttttttcaAACAGAACTCAAACACAATGAATCAATCCTTACCTTACATAAATATGTCCACAAACCATGTCAATGCAATACTTATGTTTACTGCTTATTACACAAAGCCACCTAATGAGTGATGCTCCATAAGTAATCCTACAGATCTGAATATACGGATTAAAGTGCATCTGCGAGACTAGTCTCTTTGTACACTTCAGTCCACCGGGACACCTTGCTTTATCATCTCAATATTAGGGGGACAAGGTGTTCATATCACTCTTCACTCCCTCTGTCATGACTTCACGAGTGCAACTAAGGGAATCACATAGGATTGCTATGAGCTCATTCAGATAGTGCTATCAGAGACTGTTCATATACATTTGGTGCACTGAAACCACTTCATAGGGGTACAGCCAGTCTTAATACTTTATTATCATGCTATGCCTGTCAAACAAGCTCTCTCAACAAACCCTGTTCTTGCTCTGAAGTCATTGCTAGATTTCGCCTCTTCACACATGACACATTTTCTTCCACAGCTTTTACCTACAGATCCACCTCCGAAACCAGATCCCCTCACATCAGAGACTGTAGTGTTCTGGGGTCTACGGTTATGGCAGGTTATTGGGATCTTTTCCATGTTCATCCTTGCCATTGGTAATGTAATTTCCCATGCTGTTTTCCCTAGCAACCTCTCTTTTTAGTGCTCTGATGTGATTCTGCTCTTGATTTAGACTGTAGACGCCATTCTAACTTTAACAATTCTGACAGCATCTTACACTCTCTAAAATATTCAGTCAGCATTTTACAGTCTCACAAAATTCTGTCAGCATCTTACAGTTCTCGTTATGATATTTGCAACATTGATGCATAGCATTCTCAGATGAGATGTTCCCCAcagaaaatatttaaaattTGACACTTGTCATTTTGAgacgttgttttttttcccagtgaTCACACTCTGCTGCATCTTCAAATGTCGAATTCCTCGCACGAAAAAAGAGATTGAGGCGCGAAGTGCCCAAAGAGAAGCGGCGAAGTCCTACGCCGACACACTGGAGACAGTTCCTCCGCTCAGCGATCTCACAGAGATACCAACCAGTAAGTGCTCTCACATTGTCTCACTTTGTTGCCGAGTCAGCATAATACTTCTCAAGGTTCCTtgtcatatgttttttttttcaattgtatTTTTCAAATACTATTGGGTTTTACACTCCATCACAAGTTTGTTCAACATGAATGATCCTCCCAAAATACTTAGTAATACTTATTACTCAGTTTCTTACTAAATATTTATATCTGACAAGACTGAAGAGCAGTTTAACTTTAACAATGAGTTTGGAGACTTGCATTTCAGCAAGTGGTACTTTAATTAATTTACTCAGACACACTACCATGAAAGCATCCTCAAACATCATTTGGAGGAGATGAAATGAGTTAAAGAGATGCATCAGTGAGTTTGGGCTCTTTGACATGAAAACCTGCCTTTAGGACCAAAATAAATCTCATGGCCTTATACTAACATGAATTTGGTGCATTTGGCCTATTCTTCTAAGCTTGTAAACTGATTAACTCTTGAAATATCTGGAGTGCCAGACATTTGCCACTCGTAGGTTTGAGTACCATCCAACACCCACCCCCATAGGGGAAAGTGACTACTGACTGGACCAGTGGGTGCACAAATACTGTGTATACAGTCAACTGACATTATATTGTCCAGTTGTTTTGTAGTGATGAAAGGCCGATGGTGGTTTTGCACAATTGGAAAAAGATGCTCGCAGATATAAAGATGGagagttatttaaaaaaaaaaaaatgttctgtTACCCAGGAAGGTTGAAACTTCATCACTTGGACCTTTTCCCCACACAGGAAACATTATTTAGAAGTGCAAATGTTTTCTTCAAATTCTTGACAGAGCCGATTTTAATGCATTCACTTTCTGAAATGCAATTTTTGTGAATGTTGTTTTGCactctttattatttatttatttactatatGGCTCCTCAAAATTGTGTTGGTCCAGTTCCATTGAGTTGAATGGGTTATCCCAACATGAGgcctgatatttctttatattgactGCTGCAAGAAATGTCTGGCCGCTGCCACTGACAATgggttttgtctgtttgtttttcgtAACAGAAATTCAAAACTTGGAGTCAACAAAGTAATACATTGCTACGTAACACTAGaatctttaaagttctatttgcttgaaaaactatttatttttcagCGCAAGCCTAGGAagggcaagtaaccgtataataataAGAGGATATTGTGTAGTCCGCTGCGTGTCAGGGTCCTGTTCATCCtgtctggatttattttcctatactgactGGCAGACTAGACATTATCCCTTATATATTTATTCCAATCACCAATACCGATATCATGCAATCCATGTTAAAGATTGATAGATTCTTGGGAACATCAGTGTACAGTGAGATGATTGTATGTTAACATAAATTGTAGTTAATGTCTTGCAAAAGTGAACCTTCCAGTGAAGGGTCACTAGAACTACTGATGTGAACTGATAGGTAGTCATAACTAAATGAGTATGTAGAAATTAAACATAATAGTAATTATAGTGTATATCACTGATAAGCATCTTCTTTTAGTGACAGCACACAAataatctttttctctttcgtGGTGGAGGAAATCTCCCTGGTCCTTCTCACTTCCTCTGTAATCTGTCTTCTCCTGAGTGTTATCGTTTCTGGCAGCTGTCCTTCCTTTACCCTTTCCTCATcttctacctcctcctcctcctcctttttcttcctcctgtcTTTCTAGCTGCCACCTCGGAtgctcctgctctctccacCGTCTCTGAGCAGGTACAGGCTCGGAGTGCCAGCCAGCTACCTGTggtcagagaggaggaggacgaaaTTACTAATCCCATCAACCAAGCGGAGATGGGATAGCACTTTCCCCCGCTGTGGCTGTCTctttcctgctcttcctctgtcaCAACACTGTCTGTGCAGTCTCCCGGTAGCGTGGGAGTCGTCTCCCTAAAATGACATCTGCTCGTGTGTGCACCTCTGCTCGGAACTAGCCTGTACAGACTTTAGTGGAATTGTTCTGCTATCTCATTTCATGTCTTTGAATTAACATGACAGAATGTACGCCCTACCTAAATCCCTACCTTTGAAGTCTCAGCCACAAGTGATGTGCCTTTAAGAGGCTTCTCTGTCAGTAATGTAGCATTGCCATTAGGTGGGTTTGCCCTTCCTTGCCTCATCTTGCCTCGTGTCTGTAAGAGAGATGAAATGTTTGCCATTTTTTGCAGTTTTATATTTAAAATCAAGCCCCACACAGCATGAATAGCTTTTAGGAGGTCTGAAATGCTTTTGAaatatggaaaaacatacctcaaagtataatgatatataatatatatatatgcatacatatatgAGATATAATGACTAGACATATACCTGTCTGTTAATTATGTATTTGATATGTGTTTAAGAGTTCAATTTATACATTTATACCTTCTATAAGCTTTGAGGCATGTATGAAAACGTAATTTATGCTTGCATGGTCttcttctgctctgctctctcctcttctcgtctcttcaattattttctcttctcttctcttttctccttgcTTGAATCAACATTTATAGTTGATATAGACACACATCTTTGCATTCACATGGTCATTTCTGTAACACAAGGACCCTGTGGTAGAGAATTTCCATTAAAGTCTTAT from Clupea harengus chromosome 25, Ch_v2.0.2, whole genome shotgun sequence harbors:
- the tmie gene encoding transmembrane inner ear expressed protein isoform X1, producing MATDRATCPPPVLLLLGAVAVLLSHYILDVASQIPDPELLPTDPPPKPDPLTSETVVFWGLRLWQVIGIFSMFILAIVITLCCIFKCRIPRTKKEIEARSAQREAAKSYADTLETVPPLSDLTEIPTSKCSHIVSLCCRVSIILLKVPCHMFFFSIVFFKYYWVLHSITSLFNMNDPPKILSNTYYSVSY
- the tmie gene encoding transmembrane inner ear expressed protein isoform X2, coding for MATDRATCPPPVLLLLGAVAVLLSHYILDVASQIPDPELLPTDPPPKPDPLTSETVVFWGLRLWQVIGIFSMFILAIVITLCCIFKCRIPRTKKEIEARSAQREAAKSYADTLETVPPLSDLTEIPTTATSDAPALSTVSEQVQARSASQLPVVREEEDEITNPINQAEMG